The Kribbella shirazensis genomic interval CGCACCGTGGCGACGTACTGGCCCGGGCGGTCGAAGACGTGCACCGGCGTACCGACGCTGGTCCGGGTCGTGGTCGCGTCCGGGAACTTCCACGGCCGCGGGGCGCCGACGGGCGGCGGGGTGGTCAGAACCTGGTTCATTCCTGTGCTCCTCCCGAAGCCGGCACCGAAGTCGACGCCGTCTCGCTGCGGCGGTAGGTGACCTGTGCGCGGCCCTCCGCGCGGATCCAGGTTCGCGCCGCCTCCTGGACCTGCTCGACCGTGACGGCCTGGATCTGGTCGATCCGGGTGTTGATCCGGTTCGCGTCGCCGAACAGCAGGGCGTGGTGCGAGATCTCGTCGGCGCGGCCCGCGCACGTCGCCAGCTGCTCCAGCCAGTCCCGCTCGGCCTGCGCCTGCACGGTCGCGAGTTCCTCGTCGGTGACACCGTCGAGAGCGAGCTTCTCGATCTCCTCGAGCAGTGCGTCCTCGACCTTCTGCAGGTCGACGCCGTCCGACGCGATCCCGGTCAGCGTCCCGAAGGACACCCCGCCGATCAGCGGCAGCGCCCCACCGGACACCGACTGCGCGATCTGCTCGTCACGGACCAGCCGCCGGTTCAGCCGGCCGCTCTGCCCCGCGGCGAGGATGTCGAGCGCGAGCCCGGCCGCGTCGAGCTCCGGCGTACCGTCCACCGGCAGCCGGAACATCATCGTCACCAGGTCGGACGGTACGTCGGACACCACGTCGTCGCGGCGTACTTCGGTCAGCGGGCCGATCGTGCCGTCCGGCGCGGGCGGCGGCGCGGGGATCGCCGGCAGATGGCCGAAGTACCGCTTGGCGGCGTCGAACGCGTCTTCCTCGGACACGTCCCCGACGATCGTCAGGACGGCGTTGTTCGGGCCGTAGTACTTGCGGAAGAACGCGTGCACGTCCTCCAGCGACGCCGCGTCCAGGTCGGCCATCGAGCCGATCGTCATGTGCGCGTACGGGTGGTCCTCGGGGAACGCGAGCCGCACGAGCCGCTCGTACGAGTCGCCGTACGGACGGTTGTCGTACGACTGCCGCTTCTCCTCCTTGACCACGTCACGCTGGTTGTCCAGGTTCTCCTGGTTGACCGCGTCGAGCAGGTAACCCATCCGGTCCGCCTCGAGCCAGAGCGCGAGGTCGAGACCGCCGCTGGGCAGCGACTCGAAGTAGTTGGTGCGATCGAAGAACGTGCTCGCGTTGAGGCTGGCGCCCGCGGTTTCCAGCAGGCTGAAGTGCTGACCGGAGGCGACGTTGCGCGACCCCTGGAACATCAGGTGCTCGAAGAGGTGCGCGAAGCCGGTCAGCCCCGGCGGTTCG includes:
- a CDS encoding M16 family metallopeptidase, with the translated sequence MPLTYAIAEQMLDNGLRVVVSSDRAVPIVAVNLWYDVGSRHEPPGLTGFAHLFEHLMFQGSRNVASGQHFSLLETAGASLNASTFFDRTNYFESLPSGGLDLALWLEADRMGYLLDAVNQENLDNQRDVVKEEKRQSYDNRPYGDSYERLVRLAFPEDHPYAHMTIGSMADLDAASLEDVHAFFRKYYGPNNAVLTIVGDVSEEDAFDAAKRYFGHLPAIPAPPPAPDGTIGPLTEVRRDDVVSDVPSDLVTMMFRLPVDGTPELDAAGLALDILAAGQSGRLNRRLVRDEQIAQSVSGGALPLIGGVSFGTLTGIASDGVDLQKVEDALLEEIEKLALDGVTDEELATVQAQAERDWLEQLATCAGRADEISHHALLFGDANRINTRIDQIQAVTVEQVQEAARTWIRAEGRAQVTYRRSETASTSVPASGGAQE